The proteins below come from a single Jaculus jaculus isolate mJacJac1 chromosome 12, mJacJac1.mat.Y.cur, whole genome shotgun sequence genomic window:
- the Slc35g6 gene encoding solute carrier family 35 member G6, translating to MAPRPPGPAHPRGRPRPLRFRPPPAPAPAPAPAPPAPGPGPAPPPPPPPPPLTSSAPPPPAPVLPPPPPPETVPPQRRRCSREEAGAARRGGHRLGALGRAHAGKLRGAGPLGGSPDPSQVASQSYYNLPDFTQPSPPSTPPSLPSHKRCWPSDATKGLLVALLGGGLTAGFVGPFSRMAYQASGLPSMELLICRCLFHLPIALLLKLRGDPLLGPPEVRARAFLCALLNVLSIGCAYSAVQVVPAGNAVTVRKGSSTVFSALLALCLHSQGLSCYDWCGLLGSTLGLIIIVGPGLGTLQEGTPGLYTALGYVLAFLGGLALSLGFLVYRSLHFPSCLLTVAFLFGLVGLMVSVPGLFVLQTPVLPTDPLSWSCGGAVGILALVSFTCVSYAVTKTHPALVCAVLHSEVVVALMLQYYVLYETVAPSDIMGAGVVLGSIAIITAQNLSCEKEEQVEE from the exons ATGGCGCCGCGTCCGCCAGGCCCGGCTCATCCCCGTGGCCGTCCCCGGCCGCTTAGGTTTCGCCCGCCTCcagctccggctccggctccggcccCGGCCCCCCCAGCGCCCGgccccggcccggccccgccgccgccgccgccgccgccgccgctgacATCATCGgctccccccccacccgccccggtcctacccccacccccacccccggaaACAGTCCCCCCCCAGCGCCGCCGCTGCAGCCGAGAGGAagccggcgcggcgcggcgcggcggacACCGGCTCGGGGCGCTGGGTCGAGCCCACGCAGGGAAACTGAGAGGCGCAGGGCCGCTGGGCGG GTCCCCAGATCCCAGCCAG GTTGCCAGTCAGTCATACTACAACCTGCCCGACTTCACCCAGCCGTCACCGCCCTCCACTCCACCCAGTCTCCCCTCACACAAGCGCTGCTGGCCCTCTGATGCCACCAAAGGCCTGCTTGTGGCCCTGCTGGGTGGGGGCCTGACTGCCGGCTTCGTGGGCCCCTTCTCCCGTATGGCTTATCAGGCCTCCGGCCTGCCGTCCATGGAGCTGCTCATCTGTCGATGCCTCTTCCACCTCCCCATTGCCCTGCTACTTAAGCTGCGTGGCGACCCACTCCTAGGACCTCCTGAAGTCCGGGCACGGGCCTTCCTCTGTGCCCTGCTCAACGTCCTTAGCATCGGATGTGCCTACAGCGCAGTTCAGGTGGTGCCTGCGGGCAATGCAGTCACTGTTCGGAAAGGTTCTTCCACCGTGTTCTCTGCCCTCCTCGCGCTCTGCCTCCACAGCCAGGGTCTCAGCTGCTATGACTGGTGTGGCCTGTTGGGCAGCACGCTGGGACTGATCATCATTGTGGGGCCTGGACTAGGGACACTGCAAGAAGGGACTCCGGGCCTCTACACGGCCCTGGGCTACGTGCTGGCTTTCCTCGGAGGCCTGGCCCTGTCACTGGGGTTCCTGGTTTACCGCTCCCTGCACTTTCCCTCCTGCCTACTGACAGTGGCCTTCCTATTTGGCTTGGTGGGACTAATGGTGTCCGTGCCAGGCCTCTTTGTTCTGCAGACCCCCGTGCTACCCACCGATCCGCTGAGCTGGAGCTGTGGAGGGGCCGTGGGGATCCTTGCCTTGGTCTCCTTTACGTGTGTGAGCTACGCAGTCACCAAGACCCACCCTGCCCTGGTGTGCGCTGTCCTGCACTCGGAGGTGGTGGTAGCCTTGATGCTGCAGTATTACGTGCTCTACGAGACTGTGGCACCTTCCGACATCATGGGAGCGGGGGTCGTGTTGGGCAGCATTGCCATTATCACGGCCCAGAACCTCAGCTGTGAAAAGGAAGAGCAGGTGGAGGAGTGA